A region of Leishmania panamensis strain MHOM/PA/94/PSC-1 chromosome 33 sequence DNA encodes the following proteins:
- a CDS encoding hypothetical protein (TriTrypDB/GeneDB-style sysID: LpmP.33.1310) has product MAGPVASAPQPAASAPSPAVHPVVEAATSSAANTATPLPLVSSSALPPPQTTPIALAEVPAPASATACASTLPPPAPGVNQTAPVAVPTIPQGTMQKTLSTSSPAAIATTACIVQETMRAFRPHPAPPTCTVITPHAVFQEEEQKVVVSPLPPVPPREAKKVPSAAAGSAGNWRNRYDLQPSPSSGAAQHYGSEPLATNAATSSTRRQWTSNAVINSPKPMSNWRETYWQHVDVHRYVARRYFGAPPPLEQ; this is encoded by the coding sequence ATGGCCGGGCCTGTTGCCTCGGCACCGCAGCCGGCGGCCTCAGCCCCATCACCGGCGGTACATCCTGTAGTAGAGGCTGCCACGTCGAGCGCGGCTAACACTGCAACACCGTTGCCTCTCGTCTCATCATcagcactgccaccaccgcagacTACTCCAATCgcgctggcggaggtgccAGCACCGGCTTCCGCTACGGCCTGTGCGTCGAcactgccgcctcctgcgccaggCGTCAATCAGACCGCCCCTGTGGCCGTCCCGACGATACCACAAGGAACGATGCAGAAAACTCTGTCAACCTCATCCCCTGCTGCGATCGCCACAACTGCTTGCATCGTGCAGGAAACGATGCGAGCGTTTCGACCTCATCCGGCACCACCCACGTGTACTGTAATTACGCCACACGCCGTCTTTCAGGAGGAAGAACAGAAAGTGGTGGTgtcgcctctgccgccagtTCCTccgagagaagcaaagaaggtGCCCAGTGCGGCCGCCGGCTCTGCAGGTAACTGGCGCAACCGCTATGACCTGCAGCCCTCTCCGTCCTCtggcgccgcgcagcactACGGCAGCGAGCCACTTGCCAccaacgccgccacctcgagcacgcggcggcagtggacgTCGAACGCCGTTATCAATTCACCCAAGCCAATGAGTAACTGGCGAGAGACTTACTGGCAGCACGTCGACGTCCATCGCTACGTCGCGCGCCGCTATTTCGGTGCTCCCCCGCCGCTGGAGCAGTGA
- a CDS encoding hypothetical protein (TriTrypDB/GeneDB-style sysID: LpmP.33.1300): MPSPQPHSVASELLVKDSILVVPAPSLSIATVGDVVWIAFSDGKVEVRNSRTGEVVRRFEPAISAVPTSALTSSAAIGVGGSTGMLALLKQHSSESAATTHTTNSATIVCALLAVPTVDGDTHVWMGLSNGCIEVHDGSTFSSSSGETAVNVSNRPSPHGLIALLRKHTAAVTSLAEFGGYVYSGSEDRQILQWRACRLMYARLFSSHCPHDGSVRCLYAEGSTLVSGSDDCTVKVWDIGEGTMRLTGYFHSQSGGVLALCRVGELMWSGDASGQVVRWHLRTCEAVGIHVPHSGRVLSLCRVGHRVYSGSSDGTMGIFDAGSGQLLQHITDQVLGWVVAVECPAKLSRFVVWSASADGAVRCWYQDEYASMTADEVRFNDGSWYASGSTPYREFRAAVGQRTQRLKKQLEAIEHRDNQAMALLRHCSTVFGGGGAGVETQLQSLRDQLTKVEERCRVAEERVAAKRHTVAQMDRDIASTLALLQNARCEINLLLPGEAERVLASMPALTTDDLVAYTPTPALAMLDTASAAPPITTTTSGSSATAPPPPSSSLIHPLPLPTVTVPGSAAATSASPPALAVTTSTLGVGGPLTCAPPSLPPSVTVIPLPGSGENAASVTGGALPQPPSSSLSMAAASGLASTDGTAPADSTAAAVAGAGTAPGAAAATAEKRPGAAPPPDDGVTWTNPNVGNYIQRRYYGASPSLRTTDLMKQERRRGRLPQVKVEALQRGPSRPRAPPTVREAKSRSASADAKWATTTTATTTSVIKTSSTKAAA, translated from the coding sequence ATGCCCTCTCCGCAGCCGCACTCGGTGGCCTCCGAGCTGCTCGTGAAGGACAGCATCCTCGTTGTTCCGGCGCCATCCCTGTCCATTGCCACAGTTGGAGATGTAGTGTGGATCGCCTTCTCGGACGGAAAGGTTGAGGTGCGCAACTCGCGCACCGGtgaggtggtgcgccgctTTGAGCCAGCCATATCTGCAGTGCCCACATCTGCCCTCACTAGCTCAGCTGCCATCGGTGTCGGCGGTTCTACTGGCatgctcgcgctgctgaagcaacACAGCAGTGAGAGTGCCGCGACCACGCACACCACCAACAGCGCCACTATTGTGTGTGCACTCCTCGCGGTACCGACGGTGGACGGCGACACGCATGTGTGGATGGGCCTATCCAACGGCTGTATTGAGGTGCACGATGGTAGCACGTTTTctagcagcagtggtgagaCCGCCGTCAACGTGTCGAATCGCCCTTCCCCACACGGCCTCATCGCTCTACTGCGCAAACATACAGCAGCCGTGACGAGCCTCGCAGAGTTCGGCGGCTATGTCTACTCGGGCAGCGAAGACCGCCAGATTCTGCAATGGCGTGCGTGCCGCCTCATGTACGCTCGTCTCTTCAGCAGTCACTGCCCGCATGATGGGTCGGTACGCTGCTTGTACGCAGAGGGCAGCACACTTGTCTCCGGATCCGACGACTGCACGGTGAAGGTCTGGGACATCGGCGAGGGTACTATGCGGCTGACAGGGTACTTCCACTCGCAAAGCGGTGGGGTGCTGGCACTGTGCCGTGTTGGGGAGCTCATGTGGTCTGGAGACGCGTCTGGGCAGGTGGTGCGGTGGCATCTTCGCACCTGCGAAGCAGTTGGCATCCACGTCCCGCACAGTGGCCGCGTGCTGTCGCTCTGCCGCGTTGGACATCGGGTCTATTCCGGCTCCTCGGATGGCACCATGGGCATTTTCGATGCTGGTAGTGGGCAGTTGCTACAGCACATCACGGATCAGGTACTGGGTTGGGTGGTGGCTGTCGAGTGCCCTGCCAAACTGTCCCGGTTTGTCGTGTGGTCTGCCAGCGCCGACGGTGCTGTGCGGTGCTGGTACCAAGACGAGTACGCAAGTATGACAGCAGACGAGGTGCGCTTCAACGATGGTTCGTGGTACGCCTCAGGCTCCACCCCATACCGCGAGTTCCGTGCCGCTGTCGggcagcgcacgcagcggctgaagaagcagctggaAGCTATCGAGCATCGGGATAACCAGgccatggcgctgctgcgccactgcagcacggttttcggcggcggtggcgcgggggtagagacgcagctgcagtcgctgcgtGACCAACTCACTAAGGTAGAAGAACGGTGCCGCGTCGCAGAGGAGCGTGTGGCAGCAAAACGCCACACGGTAGCACAGATGGATCGCGATATTGCCTCGACACTGGCACTGCTGCAAAACGCGCGATGTGAGATAAATCTGCTCCTTCCtggggaggcggagcgggTGCTGGCCAGCATGCCAGCGCTGACCACAGATGACCTCGTTGCCTACACACCAACGCCAGCGTTGGCGATGCTCGACACGgcctctgcagcaccgcctaTCACCACAACCACATCAGGTAGTAGCGCAactgctcctccgccacccTCCTCGTCACTGATTCACCCGCTACCGCTTCCCACGGTGACAGTGCCGGgatcggcagcagcaacatccgcgtcaccgccggcgctggcggtcACAACGTCAACACTAGGCGTGGGCGGACCACTGACCTGCGCTCCACCATCCCTCCCGCCGTCTGTGACCGTGATACCGCTGCCGGGAAGCGGTGAAAACGCCGCGTCAGTGACTGGAGGCGCCCTtccgcagccgccgtcgtcctCATTGTCTATGGCTGCTGCATCTGGGCTAGCATCGACCGACGGTACAGCTCCAGCCgacagcactgcagctgcagttgctggtgctggtACGGCCCCTGgagcggcggctgccacAGCCGAAAAGCGACCTGGCGCGGCCCCCCCTCCAGATGACGGCGTTACCTGGACAAACCCGAACGTTGGGAATTACATTCAGCGCCGCTACTACGGTGCCTCGCCGAGCCTGCGCACAACCGATCTAATGAagcaggagcggcgccgcgggcGCCTACCGCAGGTGAAGgtagaggcgctgcagagagGCCCCTCTCGCCCCCGCGCGCCGCCAACGGTGCGCGAAGCGAAATCCCGCTCCGCCAGTGCCGATGCGAAGTGGGCGACAACCACCACGGCAACGACAACAAGCGTGATCAAGACGAGCTCAACAAAGGCTGCTGCGTGA
- a CDS encoding hypothetical protein (TriTrypDB/GeneDB-style sysID: LpmP.33.1290), with amino-acid sequence MSVVPRLRTAGLSVNTREDAAVYAETKSFHAEGAVVTMAASYNSTMWLAMQDGRVEVRDVHTGQVVHVFAVAGVRQRRSKVWCMLSVYNSIHQEAQLWMGLSSGAIEVYTENYQLRWQLSKHLSGVYCLAQYRGDVAYAGSSDFTITQWRVADGRLLRVLTGHSNYVRCLYAEGNALVSGSDDNTVRVWDTSSGTSLQQYKHLHRESGGVSALCRVGTAMWSGDHSGVIAVWRLKDGEALLMCHQVQGRVTSLRKVGARVYAGSAEGRICVFNASDCTVVSRLDDHLGSNISAIACAVEVNRYFVWSGSADNTIQCWHHDEHQPMTAEREGALDMQWYYTTQLPYLQANEALLEQQRELMELVVLSSGSDDAVRSFLANLGEGHETAAARYWLLNGKVKQTQKRCDAMEEEIRAIDVAVERKAQTLEVLRRQLARLTEALASSRLQPPLPGGAPVPASMATELPAARASLSPPLVTIPPPSDTSALPSSPPSGIAAPPRPTTLASALPSVLPPPPLQVMVPAASLPLPSMAPVPERSSSPPRIVTGTQVTLSRSYEPVLSSLPPPPFTAGSRPTMEALLRMDGSGTAVPPPPAAVVPLPPVAAAPLPPSTGGVEPLGELPAKAATLPLTRRMSF; translated from the coding sequence ATGTCCGTCGTGCCACGTCTCAGGACGGCAGGCCTCTCGGTCAACACGCGTGAGGACGCCGCCGTCTATGCCGAAACAAAGTCCTTCCACGCGGAGGGCGCCGTGGTGACGATGGCTGCAAGCTACAATAGCACCATGTGGCTCGCGATGCAGGACGGGCGTGTAGAAGTACGCGATGTGCACACCGGCCAAGTTGTACACGTCTTTGCCGTTGCTGGCGTGcgtcagcggcgcagcaaagTGTGGTGCATGCTCTCCGTCTACAACTCCATCCATCAGGAGGCACAGCTGTGGATGGGGCTGAGTTCCGGCGCGATTGAGGTGTACACAGAAAACTACCAGCTACGCTGGCAACTCAGCAAACACCTATCTGGCGTGTACTGTCTCGCTCAGTACCGCGGCGACGTTGCCTACGCGGGCTCGAGCGACTTCACCATCACACAGTGGCGAGTCGCGGATGggcgactgctgcgcgtTCTGACAGGTCACAGCAACTATGTGCGTTGTCTCTACGCTGAAGGCAATGCCCTCGTGAGCGGATCGGACGATAACACCGTTCGTGTCTGGGATACCTCTAGCGGCACATCCCTACAGCAGTACAAACACCTGCACCGCGAGAGCGGTGGTGTCTCGGCACTCTGCCGCGTGGGGACGGCAATGTGGTCGGGTGACCACAGCGGCGTGATCGCGGTGTGGCGGCTAAAGGATGGTGAGGCGCTGCTCATGTGTCACCAGGTGCAGGGGCGCGTCACCTCGCTCCGAAAGGTAGGTGCACGTGTGTACGCCGGTAGCGCTGAAGGCCGCATTTGCGTCTTCAACGCGAGCGACTGCACAGTTGTGAGTCGCCTAGATGATCACCTAGGCAGCAACATTTCTGCCATCGCCTGCGCCGTTGAGGTGAACCGATACTTTGTGTGGTCTGGCAGCGCAGACAACACGATACAGTGCTGGCACCACGATGAGCACCAGCCCATGACGGCAGAGCGCGAGGGAGCTTTGGACATGCAGTGGTACTACACGACCCAGCTGCCGTACCTGCAAGCaaacgaggcgctgctggaacagcagagagagcTGATGGAGCTCGTGGTCCTCTCCAGCGGCTCTGACGACGCTGTGCGCAGCTTCTTGGCCAACCTAGGGGAAGGCCACgagacggctgcggcgcggTACTGGCTCTTGAACGGCAAGGTGAAGCAGACGCAGAAGAGGTGTGACgcaatggaggaggagatacGCGCGATCGACGTTGCGGTGGAGCGGAAGGCGCAGACAttggaggtgctgcgccgacAGCTGGCTCGCTTGACGGAAGCCCTCGCCAGCTCCAGACTgcagccaccactgccagGAGGAGCACCAGTCCCGGCTTCCATGGCTACTGAGCTCCCCGCAGCTCGTGCCAGTCTGTCGCCGCCCTTGGTCACCATTCCGCCGCCGTCAGACACATCGGCCCTGCCCTCATCGCCACCTTCAGGGattgctgcgccgccacgacccACTACGCTTGCCTCTGCTCTCCCCTCTGTTCTTCCACCACCCCCGCTGCAGGTGATGGTAcctgccgcctcgctgccgctgccgtccaTGGCGCCCGTGCCTGAGCGCAGCTCCTCACCACCGCGAATAGTGACGGGGACACAGGTCACCCTCAGTCGCAGTTACGAGCCGGTGCTCAGCTCCCTACCGCCTCCGCCGTTCACCGCAGGGTCAAGGCCAAcgatggaggcgctgctgcgaatGGATGGTAGTGGGACAGctgtgccaccaccgccagcagcggtggtgcccCTGCCCCccgtggcagctgcgccgctccctCCATCTACCGGCGGCGTGGAACCGCTTGGCGAGCTGCCCGCGAAAGCGGCAACACTGCCGCTGACTCGCCGGATGTCATTTTAG
- a CDS encoding hypothetical protein (TriTrypDB/GeneDB-style sysID: LpmP.33.1280): protein MYNEQNVCLLRLPPDCWDMTTKYLSYMDVVALGQACRSLWAVLHKLESVWLRQLSYFYHDVRGLRGGKLLCTAPLFPELPYSHGMSRQGSRGTLTGLATGQEWSRKASRQSHISAYERFFQERRVYVLDSHREWHFQELADVADKPTGMFTVALHDGYVEAVATAVSPPPPLLPSPTSTSASITTSPIFESTVGGMREWLSPAPLPPASFAASPTPTPPHHRTTSTQINGTSAGSSPALAPVAAPPTPPLLPRVGEPIINDHNPLLRLRVYTIEPVRAERSRDNGAAEVAAEASRSDDENHRSGASPASNIAATLAGMTEEQVIEYVMRLSLEETQQAAAQPSLAPPTDETPSNVNPAAADMPDSVKQRQRELYQHRHYRGANPASSLPLSELLAVLDAFTNNAHDQLQYYRVRDCTKEEDPAFLQRLSETLRSAKHRRLHLGNHHRAVRNNGQTTRNRAGRSAGVSLADGSSVSLSASTAAGTATPPQQPPPMNRMLRGFHGDLLEITEREAQLVAGTLLGMPRVINEFVAFRCYDPALLYRRLHPSNTAIDRTDTQGTPREALKATPPLKDRFVLSDALSPINRQTTEAGSSGVTHQSTETPAAHVVATTRTPPLKPLPFFTRFFLAPELCHDGYVALFVVDVVRALVIVEKEVVTTDNPDWASPLIARGGRVVVHGQGYNAQAYIRDEYNYVPLNPTRRQRGSDSSG, encoded by the coding sequence ATGTACAATGAACAGAACGTGTGTCTCCTGCGTCTCCCGCCGGACTGCTGGGACATGACCACAAAGTACCTGTCCTACATGGACGTCGTTGCCCTAGGCCAAGCCTGCCGCTCCCTGTGGGCTGTGCTGCACAAGCTCGAAAGCGTATGGCTCCGGCAACTCAGCTACTTCTACCACGACGTGCGCGGCCTTCGAGGCGGAAAGCTTCTCTGCACCGCCCCGCTCTTTCCCGAGCTGCCGTACAGTCACGGCATGAGTCGCCAAGGAAGCAGGGGTACGCTGACGGGACTAGCAACGGGGCAAGAGTGGTCGCGCAAGGCGTCGCGGCAGTCGCACATATCGGCCTATGAGAGGTTCTTTCAGGAGcggcgtgtgtacgtgctgGACTCGCATCGCGAATGGCATTTCCAAGAGCTGGCAGACGTGGCGGACAAGCCCACCGGTATGTTCACTGTGGCACTGCACGACGGTTATGTCGAGGCTGTGGCAACGGCCgtctcgccaccgccgccgctgctgccatcgcccacctccacctcagcCTCTATCACCACATCACCGATCTTCGAGAGTACCGTTGGTGGCATGCGTGAGTGGCTTTCTCCAGCCCCCTTGCCACCGGCGTCTTTTGCAGCATCACCCACGCCTacgccgccgcaccatcgCACCACGTCCACGCAGATAAATGGGACGTCGGCTGGCAGCAGTCCGGCGCTCGCGCCagtcgctgcaccgcctaccccgccgctgctaccACGCGTCGGTGAGCCTATCATCAATGACCACAACCCcctcctgcgcctgcgcgtgtaTACGATAGAACCAGTGAGGGcggagaggagcagagaCAACGGCGCCGCAGAAGTGGCAGCCGAAGCAAGTAGAAGTGATGACGAGAACCACCGCAGTGGCGCCTCGCCAGCCTCGAACATAGCGGCCACTCTTGCCGGGatgacggaggagcaggtgatTGAGTATGTGATGCGGCTATCACTCGAGGAAACGCagcaagctgctgcacaaccTTCGCTGGCGCCGCCAACTGACGAGACACCATCCAACGTGAATCCCGCGGCAGCAGATATGCCAGACTCTGTcaaacagcggcagcgggagcTGTATCAGCATCGCCACTACCGCGGCGCCAATCCAGCGTCATCTCTGCCGCTCAGCGAACTTCTTGCCGTCCTCGACGCGTTCACAAACAATGCCCACGATCAGCTGCAGTACTACCGCGTGCGGGACTGCACAAAGGAGGAGGATCCGGCGTTTCTACAACGTCTTTCCGAGACGCTTCGTAGCGCAAAGCATCGGCGGCTGCACCTCGGTAATCATCACCGCGCCGTGCGCAACAACGGGCAGACGACGCGCAACCGGGCGGGGCGGTCAGCCGGGGTAAGCTTGGCTGATGGGTCGTCAGTCAgtctctctgcctccaccgccgctggcaccgccacaccgccgcagcagccgcctcCGATGAACCGCATGCTGCGCGGCTTTCACGGGGATCTCTTGGAGATCACCGAACGAGAAGCACAGCTGGTAGCTGGTACGCTGCTCGGCATGCCTCGCGTGATTAACGAGTTTGTGGCCTTCCGGTGCTACGAcccggcgctgctgtaccGCAGGTTGCACCCTTCGAACACGGCTATTGATAGGACCGACACCCAAGGTACACCTCGAGAAGCACTGAAAGCGACGCCACCTCTCAAGGATAGGTTCGTGCTATCGGACGCTCTGTCACCCATCAACAGGCAGACCACAGAAGCCGGAAGCAGCGGAGTTACCCACCAGTCCACCGAGACACCCGCCGCTCATGTGGTGGCGACAACGCGGACACCACCGCTGAAGCCGCTCCCGTTCTTTACGcgcttcttcctcgccccGGAGTTGTGTCACGACGGTTACGTTGCCCTCTTTGTTGTGGATGTAGTTCGTGCGCTTGTCAtagtggagaaggaggtcGTCACTACCGACAATCCAGACTGGGCCTCGCCCTTGATTGCGCGGGGTGgccgcgtggtggtgcacggTCAGGGGTACAACGCACAGGCCTACATACGCGATGAGTACAACTATGTGCCATTAAACCCCAcacgacgacagcgaggcTCGGACTCCAGCGGATGA
- a CDS encoding hypothetical protein (TriTrypDB/GeneDB-style sysID: LpmP.33.1270): protein MSNTTSWQKAMIFASKGRMVGYRLTLEHYNTVLYSQSMWGRALEMIKVIRAMQQDGVQPNGATYYYVVNGMANADHGYNYDFNINHRLEKLQHWRVALNALQACEANGFDSTDTMHNSVIVTMTIPGMNHWKEALQILKKIIDEDRQLHPNMVRFLHNCLIRNYRPREASELLRLAAERGVKGYENAWEADVYKGKPTDAQLEASRVKATAMSAAGMECVGGSSGTLSSSTLKGEETDRNSAQASAAATLMALQLRGDQSLPPPQMHSALQEEMERNITAERQALRPFTAGLHYTEMQSVFRPRVHRQLWYQWHQIANRYRPTASLKRRQLAPRDSPTGIPAWNRL from the coding sequence ATGTCGAACACGACGTCGTGGCAGAAGGCAATGATATTTGCGTCCAAAGGCCGCATGGTGGGCTACCGCCTCACCCTCGAGCACTACAACACAGTCCTCTACTCCCAGTCCATGTGGGGACGTGCGCTAGAGATGATCAAGGTGATTCGTGCCATGCAGCAGGACGGCGTGCAGCCCAACGGCGCCACGTACTACTACGTTGTGAATGGCATGGCAAACGCAGACCACGGCTATAACTACGACTTCAACATCAATCATAGGCTGGAAAAgctgcagcactggcgcGTGGCGCTgaatgcgctgcaggcgtgcgAGGCAAACGGCTTCGACTCGACCGACACAATGCACAACTCCGTCATTGTGACCATGACCATACCCGGCATGAACCACTGGAAGGAGGCATTGCAAATACTCAAAAAGATCATCGATGAGGATCGGCAGCTACACCCGAACATGGTTCGCTTCCTTCATAATTGCCTCATTCGCAACTACCGACCGCGTGAGGCAAGCGAGCTTCTGCGATTGGCAGCTGAGCGCGGCGTGAAAGGGTACGAAAATGCGTGGGAGGCGGACGTCTACAAGGGAAAACCGACAGATGCCCAGCTCGAAGCCTCACGAGTCAAAGCTACCGCGATGAGTGCAGCAGGAATGGAGTGCGTGGGTggtagcagcggcacgctTTCCTCGTCGACATTGAAGGGCGAGGAAACTGACCGCAACTCTGCACAAGcctccgcagccgccacgctcatggcgctgcagctgcgtggcgACCagtcactgccaccgccccAGATGCACAGCGCTCTCCAGGAAGAAATGGAGCGAAACATTACTgcggagcggcaggcgctgcgccccTTCACCGCGGGGCTGCACTACACCGAAATGCAGTCCGTCTTCCGCCCACGTGTGCATCGCCAGTTGTGGTACCAGTGGCATCAAATCGCAAACCGCTATCGGCCCACTGCATCGCTCAAGCGTCGTCAGCTGGCTCCCCGCGACTCACCCACGGGTATCCCGGCGTGGAACCGCCTGTGA
- a CDS encoding mitochondrial RNA binding protein, putative (TriTrypDB/GeneDB-style sysID: LpmP.33.1320), with protein MRVTRSARAVHAFVRMPHHRSVPPTSPSGIIVNRDVLLRQFRDFYRTLQHCTLVDKVHLMAERPGVESLRVADQMASLGPVLLGMPLTGMEHRSSEFLETMRYVRGAGGPTTVSAYLQDNDACRCHSGDIVCLPQGVAVGHGPRTNAAAHQVLRELFGSGDAPDGGTHGGDGPAVTSPGRSNKFEVVTLEQESDAPPLGDYFGFAGNDILLVWKDEHGLLAVDQLQQQLAKSELQLQVLYLEPGCHFLTFYGIDYTPDVLVQKGFERSMDTLAAAGLNPISVQWSEMDKLGISMRSTVLPLKFLQSPSSTGGLLQRSRNRVNRWAASQITQ; from the coding sequence aTGAGAGTGACACGCTCCGCGCGTGCGGTTCACGCGTTTGTGCGGATGCCGCATCATCGAAGTGTGCCGCCAACGAGTCCGAGCGGCATCATTGTAAACCGTGATGTGCTGCTCCGCCAGTTTCGTGACTTCTACAGAACTCTTCAGCACTGTACATTGGTAGATAAGGTGCACCTCATGGCTGAGCGCCCAGGCGTGGAGTCGCTGCGGGTGGCCGATCAGATGGCCTCTCTTGGGCCCGTTCTTTTGGGCATGCCGCTCACTGGTATGGAACACCGCTCGTCGGAGTTCCTCGAAACGATGCGCTACGTTCGCGGGGCCGGCGGGCCAACGACGGTCTCGGCGTACCTGCAAGACAACGACGCGTGTCGATGCCACAGTGGCGATATTGTGTGCCTGCCACAAGGGGTAGCGGTGGGTCACGGGCCGCGCACGAACGCGGCAGCGCATCAGGTGCTGCGGGAATTGTTTGGCAGTGGGGACGCTCCCGACGGAGGCAcccacggcggcgacggcccGGCTGTCACGAGCCCAGGCCGCAGCAACAAGTTCGAGGTGGTGACGCTAGAGCAAGAGAGTGACGCGCCGCCTCTTGGGGATTATTTCGGGTTTGCCGGCAATGACATACTACTGGTGTGGAAGGATGAGCACGGTTTGTTAGCGGTGGATCAGCTGCAACAACAGCTCGCGAAGTCGGAGCTGCAGCTTCAAGTGCTGTACCTCGAGCCTGGGTGTCACTTCCTCACCTTCTATGGCATCGACTACACCCCTGACGTGCTCGTGCAGAAGGGTTTTGAGCGCTCCATGGACACCCTCGCTGCGGCTGGCTTGAACCCTATCTCTGTGCAGTGGTCGGAGATGGACAAACTCGGCATCTCGATGCGGTCGactgtgctgccgctgaagTTTCTTCAGAGTCCGTCATCGACAGGtggcctcctgcagcgcagtcGCAATCGTGTCAACCGATGGGCAGCCAGTCAGATTACGCAGTAA